TCGTGCCAGTCCGATGTTATGGGTGACAAACAGCAGGGTCACCCCTTTTTCGATCTGAAGGGTCAAGAGCATTTTGAGCACCTTGGCCTGAACACTGGGATCCAGGGCGCTGGTGGGTTCGTCGGCAACCAGCAGGTCGGGTTCATGCACCAGGGCCCTGGCCAGGCAGACCCGCTGGATGGCTCCCATGTTCAGTTCATGGGGATAGCGCTTCAGAAATTCCGGGGCACAGGACAGGCGCACATCGGACAGGGCCGCTTTGACCCGGTCTGCCAGTGCGGATTCGTCCCTGACGGTTTTGTGGATCCGAAGCGGCTCCGCCACGATTTCAAACACCGTGAGCCGGTGGCTCACGGATTCCGCCGGGTTCTGGTAGATGATTCCGATACGGGTGGCCAGGGATGCAGCCTCTTTTTTCATCCACAGGTCCATGTCCCGGCCCTGGAAGGTGCGGGTTCCCTGGTCCGGGAAAACGGCCCCCGCCGCAATCATGGCCAGGGTGGTTTTGCCGGATCCCGTTTCTCCCACCAGGCAGAACACCTCTCCGGCCATGAGCGTCAGGTCCGTGGGATGCAGGGCCGTGACTTTGCCATAGGATTTGGCCACCTGTTCAAAATGCAGGGCCCGGGCGATCCCGCCCCGCAGGCAGCGCACCCGATGGTCCCCGTCCGGTGTGATCTCCATGGCCACAGATCCCAGGGAACAGGCCGGGATGGCCTGGGTGCACCGGGGCTGGAACAGGCACCCTTCCGGCGGGGCATGCCCGCCCTGGTGAAACGCGTCCGGGGCTGCCACATGGGTGTGCACATGGGTGTGGCCGTTATCTGCGGCATGGGCGTGGACCATCCGGTAGAACGCATCCCCCCGGATTCCGCCCAAGTCCCGCACCGCGTCCATGGTGGGAAAGGCCCGGGCCAGGGCCAGGGTATAGGGATGGGCCGGGTGTTCCAACAGATCCCTGCCGGGCAGGTGTTCCATGATCTGGCCCAGATAGAGCACGG
Above is a window of Desulfotignum balticum DSM 7044 DNA encoding:
- a CDS encoding ABC transporter ATP-binding protein — protein: MRITIKKLTVQYTEDDHALLALDGVDLTLAPGRITALVGESGSGKTTLGKAIMGLLPDNAKVKGEIFLGQENLLAFDEARMTPIRWAKAAMVFQNGAANLNPVHRLKDQVAEPLIQRGTPKKQALEMAQTRLTTMGLAPELADRYPHELSGGQVQRGLLAMGLILDPPLLILDEPTAALDAVTKSFVADVIQQCRAQNKSVLLITHDLDLAGALADEIAVLYLGQIMEHLPGRDLLEHPAHPYTLALARAFPTMDAVRDLGGIRGDAFYRMVHAHAADNGHTHVHTHVAAPDAFHQGGHAPPEGCLFQPRCTQAIPACSLGSVAMEITPDGDHRVRCLRGGIARALHFEQVAKSYGKVTALHPTDLTLMAGEVFCLVGETGSGKTTLAMIAAGAVFPDQGTRTFQGRDMDLWMKKEAASLATRIGIIYQNPAESVSHRLTVFEIVAEPLRIHKTVRDESALADRVKAALSDVRLSCAPEFLKRYPHELNMGAIQRVCLARALVHEPDLLVADEPTSALDPSVQAKVLKMLLTLQIEKGVTLLFVTHNIGLARKVADRIGVMSGGRIIETGPAARIINHPAHEYTRTLIRSAQGLIRPRAPVSSSV